The following DNA comes from bacterium.
GTGGACACGACTGGATTCGAACCAGTGACCCCTACGATGTCAACGTAGTACTCTAACCAACTGAGCTACGTGTCCGAAACGAGTGCGGTGCTCGGAGCCGGAATCGAACCGGCACGGACTTTTAAGGTCCGCAGGATTTTAAGTCCTGTGCGTCTACCAATTCCGCCATCCGAGCTGATCTACTAACTCAGTTAACCTACACCAGTTAACTAAGAGGCGACGAACAGATTCGAACTGTTGATGGGGCTTTTGCAGAGCCCTGCCTTACCACTTGGCTACGTCGCCTTATTCAGGCTCAAAAGGGTAGAAACTAAAATGACCAGTTCACAAGGACCCGGTCATCTTAAGATATACACCTCTTTAACTCTTACTTTTTACAGTAGATCCCATCTGGATTACACGGTAATCGAGCGAGAGACGAGATTCGAACTCGCGACATCAACCTTGGCAAGGTTGCACTCTACCAACTGAGCTACTCTCGCTTATAAAAGTTAAATTAACAAGTGCTTACGAAGAACATTTCCTACAACCGGTGTTGCTAAATTGGGAAATCAATATATAGAAAAAAGAATAATTTGTCAAGAAATTTTAGTTTTTGTATGCTAATTCAATAGTTAAGTTTATATTTTACAATAATATTTATTTGTGTATGAATAACTTATTGATACATACTAAACGAATAAAGTTAATATAATTAAATATTTAAATTAGAACGACTTTAAACGGCTATGTGAATAAGTTGTTAATATCTTACATTCATATTGCCAAAGTATGATCGATTTGTATCGAATAAATGATTCTTCCAATAATTTTTTTATTATTTTACAACTTAGTCCTGAAACTTAAAGTAAAGTATTAGCAAATTCTTTTCCAATAAATGTAAAATCCAGAAAGAAAATGTTTGGTGCATTTTGTTTGCATTTGTATGATGAATTGTCTATTTTTCACAACGCTTTTCTATTCACTGTATTATCTTATTTTCAATATGTAAGGAGTAGGAGTATGCGTCTTATCACGCGCACTGATCTGGATGGGCTTACGTGTGCCGTTTTCATCACGGTTATGGAAAAAATCGATGAAGTTGTTTTTGTCGAACCTAAAGTTATGCAAGACGGCAAATTTCCCGTTACCGATCACGACATCATTGCCAATCTTCCCTATCACCCGAAATGCGCGTTATGGTTTGATCATCATACCAGCCAAGCGCATCAATCGCAAGCGCATGATTACCGGGGCAAATTTGCCGTAGCTCCCAGTTGCGCGCGCGTTATTTATGATTTTTACGAACAACCAGATGAATTGAAAAAATTTGACGATTTGTTGATCGACACGGATCGTGTGGACAGCGCTCAGCTAACGATCGATGATGTACTCAATCCTAAAGGCTGGGTGCTTCTCTCGTATACACTGGATCCTCGTTCCGGCTTGGATGCCTTTGAAGATTATTTCCAGCGCATGATTGGATGGATTCAGGTACATACTGTTGATGAAATACTCCAACTGCCTGATGTAAAATCCAAAGTAGATCGCTACCTCGCCGATCAGGATCAATTTAAAGCAGCCTTGCTCAAACATACTCAGCAAGACAGTAACGTAATCATTACCGATCAACGTGGCGTCGAAAAATTTCCTTCAGGTAATCGATTTCTGGTATACACGTTATTTCCAACTGCAAACATTTCAGCGCGCTTGTTCAAAGGAAAAGAACCGGGTGTGGTTGTATGCGCCGTTGGCCACAGCATTTTCAATCGTACATCCAAAACTGACGTCGGCGCTTTGATGGCTGAATATGGAGGTGGCGGACACAAAGGAGCCGGTACATGCCAGTTTCCGGAAGCAGAGGCCAATGCCAAAGTCAAAGAAATCGTTGAAAGAATGAAAAAAGCGGGATAGTTTTTTTTATCGTAATATTGCCTCTGTCACGGCATCCGTTGCTGACAAATCTTCAAACACAAAATCGGGCTCGTAGCTTTTGAGTTCATCCGTTTTGTGCCAGCCAGTTGCAACCG
Coding sequences within:
- a CDS encoding exopolyphosphatase: MRLITRTDLDGLTCAVFITVMEKIDEVVFVEPKVMQDGKFPVTDHDIIANLPYHPKCALWFDHHTSQAHQSQAHDYRGKFAVAPSCARVIYDFYEQPDELKKFDDLLIDTDRVDSAQLTIDDVLNPKGWVLLSYTLDPRSGLDAFEDYFQRMIGWIQVHTVDEILQLPDVKSKVDRYLADQDQFKAALLKHTQQDSNVIITDQRGVEKFPSGNRFLVYTLFPTANISARLFKGKEPGVVVCAVGHSIFNRTSKTDVGALMAEYGGGGHKGAGTCQFPEAEANAKVKEIVERMKKAG